Proteins co-encoded in one Candidatus Taylorbacteria bacterium genomic window:
- a CDS encoding peptidoglycan-binding domain-containing protein — protein sequence MLQNFTMKKVIAASAGIAMALSFAGSSASLVGAQFAPGAASALSQFNADLTIGSSNSDVSALQSILVTQGYLVMPMGVNKGYFGALTKAAVAKWQAAVGIVPAVGFFGPISRLKMNDTLNTIPNPNPLPPTAGCPAGAVFNYMT from the coding sequence ATGTTACAAAATTTTACGATGAAAAAAGTCATTGCCGCTTCCGCAGGAATCGCAATGGCATTGTCCTTTGCGGGAAGCTCTGCTTCTCTCGTAGGAGCCCAGTTTGCGCCAGGAGCCGCTTCAGCTCTCTCTCAATTCAACGCTGACTTGACGATTGGAAGCTCCAACTCCGATGTTTCAGCTTTGCAATCGATTCTTGTCACTCAAGGATATCTCGTTATGCCTATGGGCGTAAACAAAGGATACTTTGGAGCGTTGACAAAAGCTGCTGTTGCAAAATGGCAGGCCGCAGTTGGAATTGTCCCAGCGGTAGGATTTTTTGGTCCGATTTCTCGGCTCAAAATGAATGACACGTTGAACACAATTCCAAATCCAAACCCATTGCCACCTACAGCCGGATGCCCAGCAGGAGCAGTGTTCAATTATATGACA
- a CDS encoding DNA translocase FtsK, whose product MSKKDSSPWQSRLNILRYTKDETKQGVFAIVFFILGVFFVLSSFHKSGPVGEKIFVLFKQLFGLGYFLLPLFFFILTLTFLKSLKQNFNLSKVIFSFFALAASLGILDLIIPGEAGIVGRGISSSLMYLVDFYASIIFLAGVLVIFLLLIFDAPLDADFWKHLIIGGKKKDGDANNGLLESEQQKVDEASGGANSADAQNKNDEKRTSKSRGAQELSEDEKNGFELNQKRTQGGTMKYVPLPLSLLERDSGKPGVGDIKANANLIKRTLQNFGIDVEMDEISIGPSITRYALKPAEGVKLSRIVALQDNLALALAAHPIRIEAPIPGKSLVGIEIPNSTKTTVGLGTLLSSPEFQESDKSLLISLGKGISGKSHFANLGKMPHLLIAGATGSGKTCAKDTYVLSEKGILTFDELCPLPLNSEINYSIRVATRDGIEATSKNYNNGICDFNKITTEEGLTIEVTDEHPLWVIHDGEMKWQNSGSIQKGEYVAISRGSKLFGKKTSINFIPEPNKTNKSREIKIPTIMSEELGLFMGLLTADGGLTIHYRVVYTQANTEVLAIYSALLKNLFGLNSPYTTKSGKSNKAKDIVVNSRQLKDFLTHLDLQPVGARKKQIPRSIRESSPEVIKAFIKGLIRNDGHISPVAGLEITLASEKLLQQLQIILLNFGIVSSLHSKKVKGYEHNTYWRLAVYGADFVLYAKEIGFLTDEERKKAESFLTIQRNTNKNIIPTLSPILKKLSLVYRKTFAQLTNMGWQYQNNALVPKYAFRSLASYNSGVRNPSYGALERILTFYEPLADSAPYKKIAEISRDNFYWARVASIEKTSGEGYDFEVPGSNSFVGNGFVNHNSVMIHSIITSLLYRNSPENIKFIMIDPKRVELTLYNKIPHLLTPVITDAKKAILALKWAGKEMDRRYDILESETVRDIESYHKNILEPELKKLETKKDASGNDEVKLPEMMPYIVIVLDELADIMQTYPRELESAIVRLAQMSRAVGIHLMLSTQRPSVNIITGLIKANIPNRIALQVSSQIDSRTILDTGGAEKLLGAGDLLYLGGEMSKPQRMQSAFIGETEVKKVVKFLVQNYAGEVPTDINLTETAKNSLFEASLEDTSLADDDEMYEDARLAVIEAGKASTSYLQRKLGLGYARAARLMDSLEQRGVIGPGDGAKPREVLGAPPKEETEPTEQNNL is encoded by the coding sequence ATGTCCAAAAAAGATTCATCTCCGTGGCAAAGTCGCCTCAATATATTGAGGTACACAAAGGATGAGACAAAGCAGGGGGTGTTCGCAATTGTCTTCTTTATCCTCGGGGTATTCTTTGTCCTCTCTTCTTTCCACAAGTCGGGACCGGTAGGAGAAAAAATCTTCGTCCTTTTCAAGCAACTCTTCGGTCTCGGGTATTTTCTTCTTCCACTTTTTTTCTTCATCCTCACTCTCACGTTTCTCAAATCGCTCAAACAGAATTTTAACCTCTCAAAGGTAATTTTTTCTTTTTTCGCCCTCGCGGCAAGCCTCGGCATACTTGACCTTATCATTCCTGGAGAAGCTGGCATCGTGGGACGCGGGATTTCTTCATCTCTTATGTACTTGGTGGATTTCTATGCCAGCATTATTTTCCTCGCGGGCGTTCTCGTCATCTTTCTCCTTTTGATATTTGACGCTCCGCTCGATGCCGACTTCTGGAAACATTTGATTATCGGGGGAAAGAAGAAAGATGGGGACGCAAACAATGGTCTCCTCGAGTCCGAACAGCAAAAGGTAGATGAGGCGAGTGGCGGAGCAAATTCTGCCGATGCTCAAAACAAGAACGATGAAAAACGGACTTCAAAGTCAAGAGGAGCGCAGGAACTTTCGGAAGATGAAAAAAACGGCTTTGAGCTCAATCAAAAAAGAACCCAAGGAGGGACGATGAAGTATGTCCCCCTCCCTCTCTCGCTTCTCGAAAGAGACTCGGGGAAGCCCGGGGTGGGAGACATCAAGGCGAACGCCAATCTCATAAAAAGAACTTTGCAAAATTTCGGCATCGACGTGGAAATGGACGAAATATCTATAGGGCCCTCAATTACCCGCTATGCACTGAAACCAGCTGAAGGAGTAAAACTTTCGAGAATCGTCGCTCTTCAGGACAACCTAGCCCTGGCTCTTGCCGCGCACCCCATCCGCATCGAAGCTCCGATTCCGGGAAAATCTCTCGTGGGAATCGAAATTCCAAATTCAACAAAGACGACGGTCGGACTAGGCACTCTCTTGAGCTCGCCGGAATTCCAAGAATCGGACAAATCGCTTTTGATTTCTCTCGGCAAAGGAATATCGGGCAAATCGCATTTTGCCAATCTTGGAAAAATGCCTCACCTTCTTATCGCCGGCGCCACGGGTAGCGGGAAAACATGCGCCAAAGACACATACGTTTTGAGCGAAAAAGGAATCCTCACCTTTGATGAGCTGTGCCCGCTCCCCTTGAATTCAGAGATAAATTATTCTATCCGAGTGGCCACAAGAGACGGCATAGAAGCGACAAGTAAGAACTACAATAATGGAATTTGCGACTTCAATAAAATCACCACTGAAGAAGGGCTGACCATTGAAGTGACGGATGAGCACCCTCTTTGGGTTATTCATGATGGCGAAATGAAATGGCAAAATAGCGGAAGTATTCAAAAAGGAGAGTATGTGGCTATTTCCAGAGGTTCTAAACTGTTCGGTAAAAAAACATCAATCAATTTCATACCCGAACCCAATAAGACGAATAAATCCAGGGAAATAAAAATTCCGACTATTATGTCGGAGGAACTCGGTCTTTTCATGGGACTTCTAACGGCAGACGGCGGTTTAACTATCCACTATCGGGTTGTCTATACTCAAGCCAATACAGAAGTCCTTGCGATATATTCGGCACTTCTTAAAAATCTTTTTGGTTTGAATTCTCCCTATACGACCAAATCGGGTAAAAGCAACAAGGCAAAAGATATTGTCGTGAACAGCAGACAACTGAAAGATTTTTTGACACATCTTGACTTACAACCTGTCGGAGCAAGAAAGAAGCAAATACCAAGATCTATCAGAGAATCCTCACCCGAGGTTATTAAAGCTTTTATTAAAGGGCTTATCAGAAATGATGGGCATATTTCGCCTGTGGCAGGACTCGAGATAACATTAGCAAGCGAAAAACTGCTACAGCAGCTACAAATAATACTGCTGAACTTTGGCATCGTTAGCTCCCTTCATTCTAAAAAAGTAAAGGGTTACGAGCATAATACTTATTGGAGATTAGCCGTCTATGGAGCTGACTTTGTTCTCTATGCAAAAGAAATCGGATTCTTGACGGATGAAGAGAGGAAAAAAGCGGAATCGTTTCTTACAATTCAAAGAAATACGAATAAAAATATCATCCCGACTCTTTCCCCTATACTCAAAAAATTATCTCTCGTGTATCGAAAAACATTCGCTCAACTAACCAACATGGGATGGCAATATCAAAATAACGCGCTTGTCCCGAAGTACGCTTTCAGAAGTTTGGCAAGTTACAATAGTGGCGTAAGAAATCCATCTTATGGCGCGCTGGAGAGGATTCTCACATTTTACGAACCTCTTGCTGACTCCGCTCCCTACAAAAAAATTGCTGAAATTAGCAGAGACAATTTTTACTGGGCTCGCGTGGCTTCAATAGAAAAAACGAGTGGAGAAGGATACGATTTTGAAGTTCCGGGGTCAAATTCGTTTGTTGGCAACGGCTTCGTGAATCACAATAGCGTCATGATACACTCTATCATCACTTCGCTCCTCTATCGTAACTCGCCCGAAAATATCAAATTCATCATGATTGACCCGAAGCGAGTCGAGCTGACGCTGTATAATAAAATTCCCCATCTTCTGACCCCCGTGATTACCGACGCAAAAAAAGCGATACTTGCCCTCAAATGGGCGGGAAAAGAAATGGATAGGCGTTATGACATTCTTGAGTCGGAAACAGTGAGAGATATAGAGTCGTATCACAAAAATATTCTTGAGCCGGAGTTGAAAAAATTGGAAACGAAAAAAGACGCTTCGGGCAATGATGAAGTCAAACTGCCGGAAATGATGCCCTACATCGTCATCGTGCTTGACGAGCTCGCGGACATCATGCAAACTTACCCGCGGGAACTTGAAAGCGCGATTGTGCGATTGGCCCAAATGTCCCGCGCCGTGGGAATTCATCTCATGCTCTCCACCCAGAGGCCTTCGGTAAATATCATCACGGGACTTATAAAAGCCAATATTCCAAACAGGATTGCCCTTCAGGTCTCCTCGCAAATTGATTCACGAACTATTTTGGATACAGGAGGAGCGGAAAAACTTCTTGGTGCTGGAGATCTGCTTTATTTAGGCGGAGAAATGTCGAAGCCACAGAGAATGCAGTCGGCCTTCATTGGCGAAACGGAAGTGAAGAAAGTTGTTAAATTTTTGGTGCAAAATTATGCGGGAGAGGTGCCGACAGATATCAACCTGACTGAAACTGCCAAGAATTCCCTTTTTGAAGCCAGCCTAGAAGACACTTCCCTTGCCGACGATGATGAGATGTATGAGGACGCTCGGCTCGCCGTGATTGAAGCAGGAAAAGCCTCGACTTCCTATCTACAAAGAAAGCTCGGGCTTGGCTACGCCCGCGCGGCGCGACTCATGGATAGTTTGGAGCAAAGAGGTGTGATAGGTCCCGGCGACGGAGCAAAGCCACGTGAGGTGCTGGGGGCTCCCCCGAAGGAAGAGACAGAACCGACGGAACAGAATAACCTATGA
- the recA gene encoding recombinase RecA translates to MAFNKKKEPKEDKGVGKVNIEDTLDAIRTKFGDESIMMLGDKPKVDVNAISTGSIGLDAALGVGGMPRGRIIEIFGPESSGKTTLSLHVIAEAQKKGGICAFIDAEHAMDPEYSKRLGVKINELLISQPDTGEQALEIVESLVRSGKMDVIVIDSVAALTPKDEIEGDMGAHHVGKQARLMSQALRKLTSIVAKSKTVVIFINQIRMQIGVMFGNPETTPGGKALKFYTSVRLDIRRIAQIKKGEEVMGGRVRVKVVKNKVAAPFKQTEFDLMYNEGISREGEMIALGEKMGIIQKSGTSYSFGEEKLGRGYDATRQFLKENKKIAEKILTEIRTKLKDDATLASAPNESSDEE, encoded by the coding sequence ATGGCTTTCAACAAAAAAAAGGAACCGAAAGAGGACAAGGGGGTTGGGAAAGTGAACATCGAGGACACTCTGGACGCGATTCGAACAAAATTCGGGGATGAATCAATCATGATGCTCGGCGATAAGCCGAAAGTTGATGTAAATGCCATCTCAACAGGCTCAATCGGGCTCGACGCCGCGCTCGGAGTCGGAGGGATGCCTCGAGGACGTATCATTGAGATATTCGGACCGGAATCTTCCGGAAAGACCACATTGTCGCTTCATGTCATCGCGGAAGCCCAGAAGAAGGGGGGCATTTGCGCGTTTATCGATGCCGAACATGCCATGGACCCGGAGTATTCAAAAAGGCTCGGAGTGAAAATAAATGAGCTCCTCATTTCCCAGCCGGACACGGGGGAGCAGGCGCTTGAAATTGTCGAGAGCCTCGTTCGCTCGGGCAAAATGGATGTTATTGTCATTGACTCGGTGGCCGCGCTCACACCCAAGGACGAGATTGAGGGAGATATGGGAGCGCACCACGTGGGAAAGCAGGCGCGACTCATGTCGCAGGCCTTGAGAAAACTGACAAGCATTGTTGCCAAGTCAAAGACAGTGGTTATTTTCATAAACCAAATCAGAATGCAGATTGGAGTGATGTTTGGCAACCCTGAAACCACGCCCGGAGGAAAAGCGTTGAAGTTCTACACTTCGGTTCGGCTTGATATCCGAAGGATTGCACAGATTAAAAAGGGGGAGGAAGTGATGGGTGGGCGCGTTCGGGTAAAGGTGGTCAAGAATAAAGTGGCGGCGCCTTTCAAGCAGACGGAATTTGACCTCATGTACAACGAAGGAATTTCGCGCGAGGGAGAGATGATAGCCCTCGGGGAGAAAATGGGAATTATCCAGAAGTCGGGCACAAGCTACAGCTTTGGCGAAGAAAAACTTGGCCGAGGATATGACGCGACAAGACAGTTCCTCAAAGAAAACAAGAAAATTGCCGAAAAAATATTGACCGAGATCCGAACGAAATTGAAAGACGACGCGACGCTTGCGTCGGCGCCGAATGAGAGTTCGGATGAGGAGTAA
- a CDS encoding elongation factor P: MLEYNEVKERKYIIFEKEPYEVLTSHVFRKQQRKPVNATKLRNLLTGRIVEHSYHVSEKIEEADLSTKVIKYLYSNRGEFWFCEKEDPSKRFKLEEAMLGSQVKFLKPNSVVDALIFEEKIIGVKLPIKVELKVIEAADAVKGNTVQGGTKAVKLETGADIQVPMFVNQGDVIRVNTESGEYVERV, encoded by the coding sequence ATGCTCGAATACAACGAAGTAAAAGAGAGAAAATATATTATTTTTGAAAAAGAGCCCTACGAGGTTCTGACTTCTCACGTCTTCCGCAAACAACAAAGGAAGCCGGTGAATGCCACGAAGCTCCGAAATCTTTTGACTGGGAGAATTGTTGAACACTCCTACCATGTCTCGGAAAAGATAGAAGAAGCCGACCTTTCAACGAAAGTAATAAAATACCTCTATAGCAATCGGGGAGAATTTTGGTTCTGCGAAAAAGAAGACCCGTCAAAGCGCTTTAAGCTTGAGGAGGCAATGCTCGGCTCTCAAGTCAAATTTTTGAAACCAAATTCTGTCGTTGATGCGCTTATCTTCGAGGAAAAAATTATTGGAGTCAAACTTCCGATCAAAGTTGAGCTCAAAGTTATCGAAGCGGCGGATGCCGTCAAAGGCAACACGGTGCAAGGCGGAACAAAAGCGGTCAAACTTGAAACCGGCGCGGATATCCAAGTGCCTATGTTTGTGAATCAGGGAGATGTGATTAGGGTCAATACGGAAAGTGGCGAGTATGTGGAGAGGGTATAA
- the rpsR gene encoding 30S ribosomal protein S18, with protein sequence MNNKDCYFTQNNIKHIDYKDTEILKKFLNPHARMISRKKTGVTAKNQRKLALAVKRARFMALLPYVAR encoded by the coding sequence ATGAACAATAAGGATTGCTACTTCACACAAAACAATATTAAGCATATCGACTATAAAGACACGGAAATCTTGAAGAAATTCTTGAATCCGCATGCTCGAATGATTTCCCGCAAGAAGACAGGCGTTACCGCGAAAAATCAGCGCAAGCTCGCCCTCGCAGTCAAACGTGCTCGCTTCATGGCTCTTTTGCCGTATGTAGCGAGATAG
- the ssb gene encoding single-stranded DNA-binding protein — MYINKALVYGNLTRDPELRSLPSGVQVASFSLATNRVYKDKEGNKKEQAEFHNIVLFAKLGELAAQYLKKGSPVYIEGRMQTRSWEADGVKKYRTEIVGDTMQFGPRPAGGGAPRTDSGSAPASPATSDKKAKPADAIEYPQEEINPDDIPF; from the coding sequence ATGTATATCAACAAAGCTCTCGTCTACGGCAATCTCACGCGCGACCCGGAATTGCGCTCGCTTCCTTCAGGGGTGCAGGTCGCGTCATTTTCTCTTGCGACAAACAGGGTATACAAGGACAAAGAGGGAAATAAAAAAGAGCAGGCGGAATTCCACAATATCGTGCTTTTTGCGAAGTTGGGAGAGCTGGCCGCGCAGTACCTGAAAAAAGGTTCGCCGGTGTACATCGAAGGAAGAATGCAGACAAGGAGCTGGGAAGCAGACGGAGTAAAGAAGTACCGCACAGAAATCGTGGGCGACACGATGCAGTTTGGACCTCGTCCCGCAGGAGGGGGAGCGCCACGGACGGATTCGGGAAGCGCACCTGCAAGCCCCGCCACTTCAGACAAAAAAGCAAAACCAGCGGATGCCATCGAGTATCCGCAGGAAGAAATTAATCCAGACGACATCCCATTTTAA
- a CDS encoding 30S ribosomal protein S6, producing MEEENTEGRTQVYELGYHITPSLQESDLPQEVSGLKSLIEEHKGIVISEELPKKRPLAYAISKVEGGVKHLWSESYFGWVKFEVSPEEIVAVEEGVKKNLHILRYLLIKTVKENTLYGLKIAQSAKMQGGIERREKSPAVRPKDAPKMSPEEMDKTIEELIKE from the coding sequence ATGGAAGAAGAAAATACAGAAGGAAGAACCCAAGTCTATGAACTGGGTTACCATATCACTCCCTCCCTCCAAGAGAGTGATCTTCCTCAAGAAGTCTCGGGTTTGAAGTCTCTTATAGAAGAGCATAAAGGCATTGTTATAAGCGAAGAGCTTCCAAAGAAGCGCCCTTTGGCCTATGCGATTTCCAAGGTCGAGGGAGGCGTGAAGCATCTCTGGAGCGAGAGCTATTTCGGCTGGGTCAAGTTTGAAGTAAGTCCGGAAGAAATTGTAGCGGTCGAAGAAGGAGTGAAAAAGAATTTACACATTTTGCGCTACCTTCTCATAAAGACGGTGAAAGAGAATACCCTCTATGGTTTGAAAATAGCGCAAAGCGCCAAAATGCAGGGAGGAATAGAGAGAAGGGAAAAGTCGCCTGCCGTAAGGCCAAAAGACGCTCCGAAGATGTCTCCGGAGGAAATGGACAAGACGATTGAGGAGTTAATAAAAGAATAG
- a CDS encoding coenzyme F420-0:L-glutamate ligase → MKILPVKTRIFKEKENLTDFILEHIPHLSEGSVLAVTSKIVSLAEGRVEKKISEENKIRLIKQESELAFRTKYVWLTIRDNLIMSDAGIDESNADSKLILLPKNSFKSASLIREELKNKFRLKRLGVLITDSRLFPMRNGTVGVALSYAGFKGIKEYVGKKDLFGRPFKFQRVDIADSLATSAVLTMGEGNESIPLAVIEDAPITFTDKVNPRELQISIKEDVYQPLFEKIHTLKWKKRRD, encoded by the coding sequence ATGAAAATACTGCCGGTAAAGACGAGAATATTCAAGGAAAAAGAGAATCTCACTGATTTCATCTTGGAGCACATTCCTCACCTTTCCGAAGGAAGCGTTTTGGCAGTTACGTCTAAAATCGTGTCGCTTGCAGAAGGAAGAGTTGAGAAAAAAATCAGCGAGGAAAACAAAATAAGGCTTATCAAACAAGAAAGCGAGCTCGCATTTCGGACGAAATACGTCTGGCTCACTATCCGCGACAACCTCATCATGTCTGACGCAGGAATTGACGAATCGAATGCTGACAGCAAACTCATTCTTCTTCCAAAAAACAGTTTCAAAAGCGCGTCCTTAATCCGAGAGGAACTGAAAAATAAATTCCGCTTGAAACGCTTGGGAGTGCTCATCACTGACAGCAGACTGTTTCCGATGCGGAACGGCACAGTGGGTGTTGCACTTAGCTATGCAGGCTTCAAGGGAATCAAAGAATACGTCGGGAAAAAAGATCTCTTCGGGCGACCTTTTAAATTTCAGCGCGTGGATATCGCCGACAGCCTGGCAACCTCGGCGGTACTCACCATGGGTGAAGGCAATGAATCTATTCCTCTCGCCGTAATCGAAGATGCGCCAATAACATTTACCGACAAAGTAAATCCCCGCGAACTGCAAATATCCATTAAAGAAGACGTGTACCAGCCTTTGTTTGAAAAAATCCACACTCTGAAATGGAAAAAAAGAAGAGATTGA
- a CDS encoding TatD family hydrolase, with the protein MNLESKFNYIDIHTHVNFSAFDADRDLVVKRALEAGVAMVNVGTQIDTSHSAVDLSEKYESGVYAIVGVHPIHSDKSFHDEKEFGQGNKEFTSRGEVFDTESYRILAKHPKVLAIGECGLDYYRLSEETEKKQIENFVSQIDLANEVGKPLMLHVRNGSGRSAYKEAVSLLKSHSKVRGNFHFFAGDVEEAKEILDGGHSFSFTGVITFAKEYAEVIQYLPMERIMSETDAPYVTPVPYRGKRNEPRYVKEVVKKIAEIKKMDLEAVRLQILENARKYFNVAF; encoded by the coding sequence ATGAATCTTGAATCTAAATTCAACTACATTGACATCCATACTCACGTGAACTTTTCTGCGTTTGATGCTGATCGGGACCTCGTGGTGAAGCGAGCGCTTGAAGCGGGAGTCGCAATGGTGAATGTTGGAACACAAATCGACACTTCCCACTCTGCTGTCGATCTTTCGGAAAAATATGAAAGCGGGGTTTATGCGATAGTCGGCGTTCACCCGATTCACTCCGACAAATCATTTCATGATGAAAAGGAATTCGGACAGGGAAACAAAGAATTTACCTCGCGAGGAGAGGTTTTTGATACGGAATCATATCGAATACTCGCCAAGCACCCGAAAGTCCTTGCCATAGGGGAGTGCGGGCTTGATTATTACCGACTTTCGGAAGAAACGGAGAAAAAACAGATTGAAAATTTTGTGAGCCAGATTGACCTTGCAAATGAAGTGGGGAAGCCACTCATGCTTCATGTGCGAAACGGCTCCGGTCGCTCCGCATACAAAGAAGCCGTGTCACTGCTTAAGTCCCATTCAAAAGTTCGGGGCAATTTTCATTTCTTTGCGGGAGATGTCGAGGAGGCAAAAGAGATACTTGATGGGGGGCACTCATTCTCTTTTACCGGAGTCATCACATTTGCAAAAGAGTATGCCGAGGTAATCCAATATCTCCCTATGGAGCGAATTATGTCGGAAACCGACGCGCCCTATGTCACTCCCGTGCCCTATCGTGGAAAGCGCAATGAACCTCGGTATGTTAAAGAAGTTGTAAAAAAAATAGCCGAAATCAAAAAAATGGATTTAGAGGCTGTGAGACTGCAGATTTTAGAGAATGCCCGAAAATACTTCAACGTCGCTTTTTAA
- a CDS encoding queuosine precursor transporter: MIAEQLTHSDLRKLFLVFSLYITSLIAANTLGLKLMPFLFGGHLSVAVFSFPVVFLATDVVGEVYGKKIARLFVFGGFLATALFILYSLISILLPWSSDNWATKEGYDLIFGVTMRMSFASLLAFIIAEYQDVVSFFFFKRKFNGKYFWLRSNLSNLWSQFLDTVIFTLVAFLGVYSTHTLISVIITWWIYKVLMGVLYTPLSYLGIYLLKPKTESGEKLA; this comes from the coding sequence ATGATTGCAGAACAATTAACTCATTCTGATTTGCGCAAATTATTTCTCGTTTTTTCGCTCTACATCACTTCTTTGATCGCTGCCAATACTTTGGGGTTAAAGCTCATGCCATTTCTTTTCGGCGGGCATCTTTCGGTCGCCGTGTTTTCTTTTCCCGTTGTCTTCCTCGCAACTGACGTGGTAGGCGAGGTCTATGGAAAAAAAATTGCCCGTCTTTTCGTTTTTGGCGGTTTTCTTGCAACCGCGCTCTTTATTCTCTATTCACTTATTTCCATCTTGCTTCCGTGGTCTTCGGATAACTGGGCGACGAAAGAGGGCTATGACCTTATTTTCGGCGTAACGATGAGAATGTCATTTGCTTCGCTTCTCGCCTTTATCATTGCTGAATATCAGGATGTTGTCTCATTTTTCTTTTTCAAAAGAAAGTTTAACGGAAAATATTTTTGGCTCCGCTCAAATCTCTCGAACCTTTGGTCGCAATTTCTAGACACGGTCATTTTCACATTAGTCGCATTCCTGGGCGTCTATTCCACCCATACCCTCATCTCTGTTATCATTACTTGGTGGATTTACAAAGTTCTCATGGGAGTTCTCTATACACCGCTTTCCTATCTTGGCATTTATCTTTTAAAGCCGAAAACGGAATCTGGAGAAAAACTCGCTTAA
- a CDS encoding methionine--tRNA ligase: MSSLYPKKIYITTTLPYVNADPHVGFALEIVQADIVARFYKLMGSEVFFNTGTDEHGLKIWEKAKEEGKDPKAYVDEYAEKFRRLKKPLGLLEDIHFIRTTDEHHVKAAQEFWVRCREAGDIYMKNYKIKYCVGCELEKTESELSNGRCLIHPNLIIKIIDEENYFFKLSKYQDKLLALYDARKDFVVPDFRLNEIRSLIREKGLEDFSISRLKAKMPWGVPVPGDESQVEYVWFEAFVNYVSAIGWPDDFKKFNTWWPVIQFAGKDQVRQQAVMWQAMLMSAGLPPSKQIVIHGFITSGGQKMSKSLGNVISPFEIVEEYGTDALRYYLARHIHPFEDSDFTMEKFKEVYNANLANGIGNLASRIMKLAETHLDACPKIPENTIPKTWKDALESYDIKKAADIVWEEIGKIDSSIQNSRPFEVVKKDKEKGKEIISDLVVKLYKVAQMLTPILPETMEKIKSMVRENKMPEKPLFPRKE, translated from the coding sequence ATGTCGTCATTGTATCCAAAAAAAATTTATATCACGACAACTCTGCCCTATGTGAACGCCGACCCGCACGTGGGCTTCGCCCTCGAAATCGTTCAGGCCGACATAGTTGCGCGTTTCTACAAACTCATGGGGAGCGAAGTTTTTTTCAATACCGGAACTGATGAACACGGCCTCAAGATTTGGGAAAAAGCGAAAGAAGAAGGCAAAGACCCGAAAGCGTATGTGGACGAATATGCGGAAAAATTCAGGAGGCTCAAGAAACCGCTCGGGCTTCTCGAGGACATTCATTTTATTCGCACAACGGACGAGCATCACGTGAAGGCGGCGCAGGAATTTTGGGTGCGGTGCAGAGAGGCCGGAGACATTTACATGAAGAATTATAAAATAAAATACTGCGTCGGTTGTGAGCTTGAAAAGACCGAATCGGAACTTTCAAACGGAAGGTGTCTGATTCATCCCAACCTTATTATCAAAATCATTGACGAAGAAAACTATTTTTTTAAACTTTCGAAATACCAGGATAAGCTCTTGGCTCTTTATGATGCAAGAAAAGATTTTGTTGTTCCCGATTTTAGGCTAAACGAGATTCGCTCTCTCATTCGTGAAAAAGGCCTCGAGGATTTCAGCATTTCGCGCCTAAAAGCTAAGATGCCGTGGGGCGTTCCCGTTCCGGGGGATGAGTCCCAAGTGGAGTATGTTTGGTTTGAAGCGTTTGTGAACTATGTTTCTGCGATTGGCTGGCCGGATGACTTCAAAAAATTTAACACCTGGTGGCCGGTCATCCAGTTTGCGGGCAAAGATCAGGTTCGGCAGCAAGCGGTTATGTGGCAGGCAATGCTTATGTCCGCTGGTCTTCCGCCTTCAAAGCAAATTGTAATACATGGATTTATCACAAGCGGAGGTCAAAAGATGTCAAAGTCGCTCGGCAATGTTATAAGTCCTTTCGAAATTGTAGAGGAATACGGTACCGATGCTCTTCGGTACTATCTTGCTCGTCATATTCACCCTTTTGAAGACAGTGATTTTACGATGGAGAAATTCAAAGAAGTGTACAATGCTAATTTGGCTAATGGGATAGGTAATTTAGCTTCACGAATCATGAAGCTCGCGGAAACACATTTAGATGCATGTCCAAAAATTCCTGAAAACACCATTCCCAAAACTTGGAAAGATGCTCTCGAAAGTTACGATATCAAAAAAGCAGCAGATATTGTTTGGGAAGAAATTGGAAAAATCGATTCCTCTATTCAAAATTCGAGACCTTTTGAGGTAGTGAAGAAAGACAAAGAGAAGGGAAAAGAAATTATCAGTGATTTAGTAGTTAAGCTCTACAAAGTTGCTCAAATGCTCACCCCGATTCTTCCGGAGACGATGGAGAAAATAAAAAGCATGGTGCGCGAAAACAAAATGCCCGAGAAGCCACTATTTCCAAGAAAGGAATAA